From one Parambassis ranga chromosome 5, fParRan2.1, whole genome shotgun sequence genomic stretch:
- the vamp3 gene encoding vesicle-associated membrane protein 3 — MSAPPPEGSAAASSNRRLQQTQAQVDEVVDIMRVNVDKVLERDSKLSELDDRADALQAGASQFETSAAKLKRKYWWKNCKMWAILIAVIVIIIIIIIIWSYS, encoded by the exons AT GTCGGCCCCTCCTCCAGAAGGTTCTGCTGCAGCATCAAGCAACAGGCGCTTGCAACAGACTCAGGCCCAAGTGGATGAG GTTGTGGATATCATGCGTGTTAATGTGGATAAAGTCCTGGAACGTGATTCAAAGCTGTCTGAACTGGATGACAGAGCAGATGCATTACAGGCTGGAGCCTCCCAGTTTGAGACCAGTGCAGCTAAGCTGAAAAGGAAGTACTGGTGGAAGAACTGCAAG ATGTGGGCAATCCTGATAGCTGTGATagtgatcatcatcatcatcattataa TTTGGAGTTACTCGTAA
- the ccdc3b gene encoding coiled-coil domain-containing protein 3 — translation MWIILVFILTAASPGGSWGCQLPHDWRPQTEACRAELAEIIVFARVLALHKESYSVYNYLPWQHDTDLLFSAEIELLCDQAWGSMLEVPAGSRFNVTGLGYFPCFSYSVTKNNNYYFFLRMDENYNIVPHGVNFQDPIFPDTAENHRMFASLFQFSNCTPGTQVHSFSPEYEAQEDSRLLCSTVQKALFEEEERVRTLSLKVRTLEKANGHLREKVKTMKRLLRQAQRETTKEQQTLSLKQLYEAKTPQTHPDQDTTQDQKDQPLKKKLKN, via the exons ATGTGGATTATTTTGGTGTTTATCCTGACAGCTGCCAGTCCTGGGGGGAGCTGGGGATGTCAGCTACCCCACGACTGGAGACCTCAAACAGAAGCGTGCCGGGCCGAACTGGCAGAAATCATCGTCTTTGCCAGGGTGTTGGCACTGCACAAGGAGTCATACAGTGTATATAATTACCTGCCGTGGCAGCACGACACCGACCTTCTTTTCTCAGCCGAGATCGAGCTCCTGTGCGACCAGGCGTGGGGCAGCATGCTGGAGGTCCCTGCAGGATCCAGGTTTAATGTCACTGGACTGGGCTACTTCCCCTGCTTCTCCTACAGCGTcaccaaaaacaacaactacTACTTCTTTCTAAG GATGGATGAAAACTACAACATCGTCCCTCATGGAGTGAACTTCCAGGACCCCATCTTCCCTGACACTGCAGAGAACCACCGCATGTTTGCAAGCCTCTTCCAGTTTTCCAACTGCACACCTGGAACTCAAGTCCACAGCTTCTCCCCTGAGTACGAAGCTCAGGAAGACAGTCGG TTGTTGTGCTCCACAGTGCAGAAGGCTCTgtttgaggaggaagagagagtgaggaCTCTCTCCCTGAAAGTGCGCACCTTGGAGAAAGCCAACGGCCACCTGAGGGAAAAGGTGAAGACCATGAAACGTCTGCTGCGCCAGGCCCAGCGAGAAACGACGAAGGAGCAACAGACCCTCAGCCTCAAACAGCTCTACGAGGCAAAGACACCCCAAACTCACCCAGATCAGGACACCACCCAGGACCAAAAAGACCAGCCGCTTAAAAAGAAGCTAAAAAACTAA